The following DNA comes from Schistocerca piceifrons isolate TAMUIC-IGC-003096 chromosome 3, iqSchPice1.1, whole genome shotgun sequence.
ATAGAATTCTGACAGGGAATGAAGACTGATGTGCCGCAAACCATATAGGATATCTCGGCATTTGCATCTGATTTTGGAGATTATCAACCAGCAACTAGGATAATGGAAGAGAGTAAGAGTCTTTGGGGAATTGTGAGTGCGCAAAAAATTCTATGGACAATTCCTAgaaatacagattttgctgtgATGTCCGCCATCTCAATGgtaagacagtaacaggtgcataacCCATACCAACATCACAGAGACCAGTGGTAACTTCAGGCAGTACAGGCATTTTTCTACCATGGATTTAAGAAGTGGATAGTCTAAGTTGGAAGTAGTTCCCGAGGATCAACTGAAGACAGCTTTTTCGTTACCCTGAGACCATGACCAGTATTGGAGAATGCTGTTCAGGATGAAGAATGCTGCTGTAACATTTCATCGTTGGTTGAAGTGGTTAAAGCCTCGCCAGTGTCTACTTCATTTGGGCAGTATAATTGTGTTCTCAAGGGACATGGAAGACTATAGACAACATTTGAGAGAAGTATTTAAGAGGTTGCACATCTGACGAGTACGAGGTGTCCTTCTTTATTAGAGGAATCAATTTACTTAAGACGTGTTTAGCAAAGATGAGGGTAAGGACAGACCCAAAACTGGTACAGTACAGGCAGAGTAGGATGCTCAAGTGCTGAAGATGAGTAAAGAACTACAGTCATTCTTGGGACTAACTATTATAAGAAGTTCAAAGGGGATTTGCTGATTTATAGTGCAaacacttgtaatggtacttgaattatgtaaccattacggcacctcaactcaacctcttgatactagcaatattctactgtgtttctgtaaagtagttgacatatttctgagacaacattcagatttgacttcattaatgtagagatactttgatGCATCGATatatttatgttgcaatgatattattcttatgtgtattctttcttttgtcactatgatctttgacgtacttctaactcttgatttttgggcgtgtaagcagtagtgagagtcggaccttgaagaaagtaaagtcttggacgtcatgttggaaagacgcatattgtagtcagcttataaaatgtgaactttaacagtgactgtgaggaagatgttttgaaggatgttttcaagtatgttttgtattgtgaagtgatgttttgtgtgctacatgatattgcaataaaagtaattaaaaggaagtgtaacttaaattcggagtgctgattactttttttacatcaccattgtcctacaaaAGTGTAATCtttaagaatggtttgtgaagcacatctacaaaacttttgaatatagcagaataaaacctaggccacttagcatccgagcttggaatcatcaccacctagattttcgacgattgggccatgattttacgagaccagcgtgggaaacacgaaaagatgagtgcctagtttattcattattacatgaaatgactttattagctgtgctctaatgacaactgccacataataactttgttgttgcccgaaaatgcagtatttagcagcgtgagcaacaccacaatcattattaaattttgacctttgttgtggtagggttgttaagACACTCACGCACCTATTGAAAAAGGGTGGAAAATCTGCTTGGAAGGAGGAATGTTGGGGTGTTTGAAGAATTGAAAAGTTCTGACACTGAGTCCAGTGTTTGCGTTCCTGGATTTCCAGATGGAGATTTTATTGTCCTAAAATACATCTAATCATTCTCTCTGGTGTGTTCAGAGTCAAGATATCAGTGGTGAGGAACACACTATTGCTCCTGCTTTGAGACAACTTAATAGGGCCAAGAGAAACTATTCCGACATGGAGAGAAAAATGCTTACCCTCATACTGGGTGATGTATTTTCCACGTTACCTTCATGGGAAGAAGTGGTGACCAATTATGCTGCTCTGAAAGGGTTATCAGGGTGAAAGACCCATCCAGCAGACTAACAAGATGGGTGTTAAGAGTCAGTGAGTTTGACTACGAAGTAGTTGATAAGCAAGGAAAGAAACATGGAAATGCAAATGCATTAAGCAGGAAGGTAATGGTAGTACAAGTACTGCGCCAGGGCCTTGAAGAATGGGAAGTGGTGCACAAGAGCAATAAACCAAAGGGTAGTGGTTAAATAATACTGCTGGAAAGGAAGAAAAggggatgtggatcagtatgtgaaGCAGTGCGTGCAGTATGCAGACTTGAGTCTTAAGCGACCACCATTGCAGAGACTGCCAGAAGCTTCAAAAATCATTTGAGATGATTGGAGTGAATGTGTTAAGACTGTTTAATCAGACTCCAGTGAGGAAACATATTATGCTGATGATGGTTGATCATTTCTCACCATACGTCGAGATGGTACCTATGCTGAACCAGCAAGTGGTTGCAGTCACATAGGCAATGGTCAGTATGGGGAAACTAAAGTTTGGAGTACTGGAAATTACTATTACAGATCAGGGGATGAACTTAATGCCAGACTTGAAGAAGGAATTACGCCATTTGTTACACATGAAGAAATTAATAATTGGTCCACTTTATCCTCAGTCGAACGGAAGGATGCTCAGTAACTATGTGAACTCTAGCCACAATGATTGGAACATGGATCTTTCCTACGTGATGTGTCTGTACAATTCGTAGGTCCACATCAGAACATGGCTGTCAATATATGAGGTAGTGTATGGGAGAAAAATGCCACCACCATTTAATATGATTAACACTTAGCGTGCAGCCGACGTAATATTACGTCTCCAGAAGGAAATAGAATTTTGCGGCAGTTACAATGTTTCCCTGTGGCATCAAACGTACATTTATGACTCCTGCGAAGTTTGAGTTGTCTGCAGGCTTCGTAGTTTTAACCGCGAGCGCTAGATTGCAGCAGCGAACCCAGTGGAATACTTTGTGTTTATGAAAGACTTTGTTATTGTAGCGTACTTCATAGACATCGTCTGGTGTTGGCATCCTCTCAGTTTCATTCGTTTTTAGtattttcatgttaattttcttttcaatgtgTGCGGTGAACAGGATAAGCATTTGGAGCAAATGACTTATGAAGTCCTTGACAAGTTTTCAGATGGTGAAATAGGGCTGtctgatgacgattcagattatacGTCATCTGAAAATAGTAGTAAGTCAAGATTTGTTTCAGATTTTCTTGCtgcaaatggtttttttttttgtttgttagctTCCCAGAATTTTATATTATGCATTATGCGCCTGCAGGTACTTCAGAAAGTGAATCAGATCATGTTTCGCCTTCTACATCTACGAATACTCAAAGTAGAAAAAGAAGTAGAAGTGACTTTGATGGTGACTGGACAGATGTTGACGAAATTCCTGATGTAGCTGTATACACAGGACCTCACGGATTGGTACAGAATGTATCTATTCATGAATCAAGTGATCCTTTAGATATGTTCTCCTATTTCTTCGACATTAATCTCATAACAACAATGAAAGAACAGGCAAATTGTTACGCCAGGCAAAAACTTGCTAAGCTGCAGTCTGACAACAATCTTCTGCCTAATTCTAGGTTCAAACAGTGGAAAACTGTAACAATAGCAGATATGAAAAAATCCTCCCTATTTTGCTGCATATGGCAATAAATGAGTGGCCAAACATGAAGAGCCACTGGAATACTGATCCTGTTGTCAGCTTTTATTTTTGTCCCAGTGTTTTGTCAAGAGATAGATTTTTTTTAGTTACGTTTAGTTACGTTTCACCACAATGATAACACAATGGCAAAAAAGAAAGGTGAACCAGGTTTTGATGCACTTTATAAAGTTAGACCTCTCCTCAATTCATTGAGAGAGAGATTCCAAAATATTTATTATCCAGAGAAAACAGTAACAGTCAATGAAGGAATTTGTCACTACAGTGTAAGAGTAGGCTTCAAGGTTTATATGGCCAATAAACCAAACAAATATGGTATGAAGCTGTACATTTTGGCTGAATCCAGAACAGGATATATCTGGAATTTTGAGGTATACCATGGAAGAGATGAGACAATAGACAACAGCGCTTCTAGTGTCATGAAGCGTTTGGCCAATAAATTTCTGGGTAAAGGGCACATTGTGTATGTTGATCGTTTCTACACGAGTGTTCAATTAGCTGAAGAATTAACTGATGATAATACTGGTCTTGTTGGGACAAtgatgaaaaacaggaaaggacTTCCAAAACTGCTAAAAGATGCAAAGCTGAAAAAAGGAGAACAGATGTTCCGTCACAAAGGGAATGTGCTCCCCCTGCGCTGGAAAGGTAAACGAGATTTCTGGATGATCAGCACAAGGCACACAGTTACAATGCAGAGTGCCAGAACAGGAAGAGCAATGGAAAAACTGAAACGTGCAGCAGTTGTTGACTACAATAAAAACAAAGCTGGGGTGGACCTATTTGACCAACGGCTATTGTATTGGGCTCTGGATCACAAGACTGTGAAGTGGTGGAGGAAACTAGCTGTACATTGCATAATAATGGCAGCATCAAAAGGCTGCATACTGCATAACATAATCAAAAAGAAAAAACTTGCCACCTCTCAGTTTATTCAAGAAGTATGTGCAGCATTGGTGTTGTCTGCTGGGGATTCAACAGAGAGCTTTCCACATGGATCATCAAAATTAGCACGACTCTCAGAAAAACACTTCCCTAATCATGTCAACATTTCAGAAGGGAAGAAAAAAGGACAAAGGAGGTGTGTGGTGTGTAGTGAAAAGGAGAAATATTCAACAGGAAAGGCTGGAAGAAAGGACACCTTATATGAGTGCACCGAATGTAATGTTGGGTTGTGTACGTACCCCTGCTTCAAAGTTTATCACCCTGTTGTCCACTATGAAA
Coding sequences within:
- the LOC124788776 gene encoding piggyBac transposable element-derived protein 4-like; the protein is MAKKKGEPGFDALYKVRPLLNSLRERFQNIYYPEKTVTVNEGICHYSVRVGFKVYMANKPNKYGMKLYILAESRTGYIWNFEVYHGRDETIDNSASSVMKRLANKFLGKGHIVYVDRFYTSVQLAEELTDDNTGLVGTMMKNRKGLPKLLKDAKLKKGEQMFRHKGNVLPLRWKGKRDFWMISTRHTVTMQSARTGRAMEKLKRAAVVDYNKNKAGVDLFDQRLLYWALDHKTVKWWRKLAVHCIIMAASKGCILHNIIKKKKLATSQFIQEVCAALVLSAGDSTESFPHGSSKLARLSEKHFPNHVNISEGKKKGQRSSNQN